In Candidatus Roseilinea sp., one DNA window encodes the following:
- a CDS encoding transposase produces the protein MRKPKYTREFKEQAVELSYSSDKSVAQLAADLGIATNMLHRWRREYRDGIASNGKRIFPGHGRARDEELKRLRKALHQAEMERDILKKAAAYFAQHAR, from the coding sequence ATGAGAAAGCCGAAATACACCCGAGAGTTCAAAGAGCAGGCAGTTGAGCTGAGCTACAGCAGTGACAAGAGCGTGGCGCAGCTGGCGGCTGATCTGGGCATAGCGACGAACATGCTGCATCGCTGGCGGCGCGAGTATCGCGACGGCATAGCCAGCAACGGCAAGCGTATCTTTCCGGGGCACGGACGAGCGCGGGATGAAGAGCTCAAGCGTCTGCGCAAGGCGTTGCATCAGGCGGAGATGGAGCGCGACATTCTAAAAAAGGCGGCAGCCTACTTTGCGCAGCACGCGAGGTGA
- the tnp gene encoding transposase, with amino-acid sequence MRFAFIAEQAEVYPVRELCRMMQVSPSGYYAWRGRPTSKHPADDERLLMEIRRIYAEGRGTYGSPKVWGQLQEEGKRHSRKRVARLMAENKLVGRTPKRFVVTTRADPSHTPAPNVLNREFHAERPNPKWLSDITQIPTDEGDVYLAVTLDLFSRMAVGWAMDDNMAATLTGRAFEMAVCRRQPDLGVLHHSDRGSQYTDGGFRADLRRQGCIESMSRKGDVWDNAPMESFFAQLEIELLQGRRFATRGQAMQEVFDYIEIFYNRIRIHSSLGYLSPAEFERRWQRETV; translated from the coding sequence GTGAGATTCGCATTCATCGCCGAGCAGGCTGAGGTCTACCCGGTGCGTGAGTTGTGCCGAATGATGCAGGTGTCGCCAAGTGGGTATTACGCCTGGCGCGGTCGGCCCACGAGCAAGCACCCGGCGGACGATGAACGGCTGCTGATGGAGATTCGACGCATCTATGCGGAAGGCCGCGGGACGTATGGCAGCCCGAAGGTGTGGGGTCAGCTGCAGGAAGAAGGCAAGCGACACTCACGAAAGCGAGTGGCGCGGCTGATGGCTGAAAACAAGCTGGTTGGGCGCACGCCGAAGCGTTTTGTGGTGACGACCAGAGCTGATCCCAGTCACACACCGGCACCGAATGTGCTGAACCGCGAGTTCCATGCCGAGCGGCCGAACCCGAAGTGGTTGAGCGATATCACGCAGATCCCGACCGACGAAGGTGATGTGTATCTGGCGGTCACGTTGGACCTGTTCAGCCGGATGGCGGTGGGCTGGGCGATGGATGACAACATGGCCGCGACGCTGACCGGCCGTGCCTTCGAGATGGCCGTATGTCGCCGACAGCCGGATCTGGGCGTGCTGCATCACTCCGATCGGGGCAGTCAATACACCGATGGTGGCTTTCGTGCTGATCTGCGGCGGCAGGGCTGCATCGAGAGCATGAGCCGTAAAGGAGACGTTTGGGACAATGCGCCAATGGAGTCGTTCTTCGCGCAACTCGAGATCGAGCTGCTGCAAGGGCGGCGCTTCGCAACGCGTGGTCAAGCCATGCAGGAGGTGTTCGACTACATCGAGATCTTCTACAACCGCATCCGCATCCACTCAAGCCTGGGCTATCTCAGCCCGGCTGAATTCGAACGACGCTGGCAAAGGGAAACTGTTTAA